Proteins encoded by one window of Yersinia massiliensis:
- the priB gene encoding primosomal replication protein N: MVTTNRLVLSGTVCKTPVRKVSPSGIPHCQFVLEHRSTQQEAGFSRQTWCRMPIVVSGQTSQALTHSITVGSQLTVEGFISCHQGRNGLNKLVLHAEQIEFIDSGD, encoded by the coding sequence GTGGTGACCACTAATCGTCTGGTACTCTCTGGCACAGTGTGCAAGACCCCAGTTCGAAAGGTCAGTCCTTCTGGTATCCCGCATTGTCAATTTGTGCTTGAGCATCGATCAACACAGCAGGAAGCCGGATTTAGCCGACAAACATGGTGCAGAATGCCCATCGTTGTTAGCGGGCAAACGTCACAAGCATTAACTCACAGTATAACGGTCGGCAGTCAGTTAACCGTTGAAGGCTTCATTAGCTGCCATCAAGGTCGCAATGGGCTAAACAAACTGGTTCTGCATGCCGAGCAGATTGAATTTATAGATTCTGGAGACTAG
- the rpsF gene encoding 30S ribosomal protein S6, which translates to MRHYEIVFMVHPDQSEQVPGMIERYSATITNAAGTIHRLEDWGRRQLAYPINKLHKAHYVLLNVEAPQEAIDELETNFRFNDAVIRSMVMRVKHAVTEASPMVKAKDERRERHDFASEANDDSEAGDSEE; encoded by the coding sequence ATGCGTCATTACGAAATCGTTTTTATGGTCCATCCTGACCAAAGCGAACAGGTTCCGGGCATGATCGAGCGCTATAGTGCAACTATCACTAATGCTGCTGGTACGATCCACCGTCTGGAAGACTGGGGCCGCCGTCAACTGGCTTACCCGATCAATAAACTGCACAAAGCTCACTACGTTCTGCTGAACGTTGAAGCCCCGCAGGAAGCGATCGATGAGCTGGAAACAAACTTCCGCTTCAACGACGCCGTTATCCGTAGCATGGTTATGCGCGTTAAGCACGCGGTAACTGAAGCATCACCAATGGTTAAAGCGAAAGACGAACGCCGTGAGCGTCACGACTTCGCGTCAGAAGCCAATGATGATTCCGAAGCTGGGGATTCTGAAGAGTAA
- a CDS encoding DUF1471 domain-containing protein codes for MKRIFIIATTLSLLLSANSFAATEISRQEAMQQQRVSIGEISLNHNVVSPDDAVAQISKMADERGATAYHITQMHEPGSNSSIRVNAEIYR; via the coding sequence ATGAAACGTATATTCATCATCGCAACCACATTGAGTTTACTTCTCTCCGCCAACAGTTTTGCAGCCACAGAAATCAGCCGTCAGGAAGCCATGCAGCAACAACGTGTCAGCATTGGCGAAATTTCATTGAATCATAATGTTGTTTCACCCGATGATGCCGTCGCACAAATCAGTAAAATGGCAGATGAACGCGGTGCAACCGCCTACCACATCACCCAGATGCATGAGCCGGGGAGTAATAGTTCGATTCGGGTGAATGCAGAGATTTACCGTTAG
- the yjfP gene encoding esterase, with protein sequence MIEMSLENINGIEVIHAAPAGKRQQPLPTIFFYHGYTSSKEVYSYFAYAFAQAGFRTIAPDADMHGARFNGDETQRLSHFWEILKSNIDELPALKQHYQQAGLIEGQRIGVAGASMGGMTTLGAFARYPWVSAAANFMGSGYFTSLAHRLFPPLDVGREVSQAAFERRLAPLADYDLTHQLEAIAERPLLVWHGEADDVVPAIESERLVRALAASGRDKHLTYLTEAGIGHKITPTALSAGVRFFTEHL encoded by the coding sequence ATGATTGAGATGTCGCTAGAAAATATTAACGGTATTGAGGTGATTCACGCTGCACCGGCAGGCAAACGCCAGCAACCACTACCGACCATTTTTTTCTATCATGGCTATACCTCGTCAAAGGAGGTTTATTCTTATTTCGCCTATGCCTTCGCACAAGCAGGCTTTCGCACCATAGCGCCCGATGCTGATATGCACGGGGCGCGTTTTAATGGCGATGAAACTCAGCGGCTATCTCATTTCTGGGAGATTTTAAAATCAAATATCGATGAGCTGCCAGCATTGAAGCAGCATTATCAACAGGCTGGATTAATTGAGGGTCAGCGTATCGGTGTGGCGGGGGCATCCATGGGGGGAATGACCACCTTAGGGGCTTTCGCCCGTTATCCATGGGTGAGTGCAGCAGCCAATTTTATGGGGTCTGGCTACTTTACTTCACTGGCTCACCGCTTGTTTCCCCCTTTAGACGTGGGCAGGGAGGTGAGCCAAGCGGCATTTGAACGGCGTTTGGCCCCACTGGCAGATTATGATTTGACTCATCAGTTAGAAGCCATCGCTGAGCGGCCATTGTTGGTTTGGCACGGAGAAGCTGACGATGTCGTGCCGGCGATTGAGAGTGAGCGTTTGGTTCGTGCTCTGGCCGCCAGCGGGCGTGATAAGCATCTAACTTATCTGACGGAAGCGGGGATTGGCCATAAAATTACCCCGACAGCCCTCAGCGCAGGGGTGAGATTCTTCACAGAGCATTTATAA
- the bsmA gene encoding biofilm peroxide resistance protein BsmA, whose product MTIKRAMLFLLMTFVLSACSAFHVTPVPPPAIQPYAQEITRAQSLNLQKVGTVSAQVFGSPMDVEAEIKRRANASGAPYYLIIMMSDSIYPGIWYANALLYQ is encoded by the coding sequence ATGACCATCAAACGCGCGATGTTATTTTTACTGATGACTTTCGTCCTGTCGGCTTGCAGTGCTTTTCATGTCACGCCTGTTCCTCCACCCGCAATCCAGCCTTATGCGCAAGAAATCACTCGTGCCCAGAGCCTCAATTTACAAAAAGTAGGCACAGTTTCTGCTCAGGTATTTGGTAGCCCAATGGATGTTGAAGCCGAAATAAAGCGTAGGGCTAACGCCAGCGGCGCGCCCTACTATTTGATTATTATGATGTCCGACAGTATTTACCCAGGCATTTGGTACGCCAATGCGCTGTTATATCAATAA
- a CDS encoding tail fiber assembly protein, with amino-acid sequence MKYYFSPSTLGLYREEMKPRYIAAESWPGDAIEVTQDIYDQYTSTAPTGKEIGVDNAQPCWVDIQTPPLTPDQLAAKARAHRDDFIMATDPMMVSDYSIDDMPLTATQRTELATARALYRAWPTVENWPLIELPELPQWLLVEAVNQGYRVPVWPPVF; translated from the coding sequence ATGAAATATTATTTCTCACCCAGCACACTTGGCCTTTACCGTGAAGAAATGAAACCGCGCTATATTGCGGCCGAATCATGGCCTGGTGATGCAATAGAAGTTACGCAGGATATTTATGACCAATACACCAGCACAGCCCCAACAGGGAAAGAAATAGGTGTTGATAACGCCCAGCCTTGTTGGGTCGATATTCAAACGCCACCGCTAACCCCCGACCAACTAGCGGCAAAGGCTCGCGCCCATCGTGATGATTTTATTATGGCGACTGACCCCATGATGGTCAGTGATTACTCGATTGACGATATGCCACTGACGGCCACGCAACGCACTGAATTAGCTACCGCGCGTGCACTTTATCGCGCATGGCCGACAGTGGAAAACTGGCCGCTGATTGAGTTGCCCGAACTGCCGCAATGGTTATTAGTTGAAGCGGTAAATCAAGGTTATCGCGTGCCTGTCTGGCCGCCGGTATTCTAA
- a CDS encoding phage tail protein has protein sequence MANLPETPQWEDGVYQIEVSDPVLGGPDGISNRQAKQLASRTTYLKQKVEKGGTDLTSHIAAADPHPQYAPKASPVFTGTPTAPTPAVNDNSKKLVTTEFVARAIAALAGTAPETLDTLKELADALGNDPNFATTMTNALAGKMDKAKNGGDIQNVATFIANLGLGTAATKNVGTGAGQIPDMSAWSFVKNADSSKWTLSLPNGFLLQKCSVVTPGAAATVNAVWLIPFPIECLGVWGVDGSSGVADLSSTNAAQLPAGRIYTMGQTTTYAPVGGYGGIDIYAIGH, from the coding sequence ATGGCAAACCTACCAGAAACCCCGCAGTGGGAAGACGGCGTCTACCAAATCGAGGTCTCTGACCCCGTTCTGGGCGGGCCTGACGGGATATCTAACCGTCAGGCTAAACAGCTGGCCAGCCGCACAACATACCTTAAACAGAAGGTCGAAAAAGGCGGAACAGACCTTACTTCACACATCGCAGCAGCTGACCCTCACCCCCAGTACGCGCCAAAGGCCAGCCCTGTTTTTACCGGAACGCCAACAGCACCCACGCCTGCCGTTAACGACAACAGCAAAAAACTGGTGACGACAGAGTTTGTGGCAAGAGCGATTGCGGCTCTTGCTGGCACAGCGCCAGAGACATTGGATACGCTGAAAGAGTTAGCCGACGCGCTGGGCAATGACCCAAATTTTGCCACCACGATGACCAACGCCTTGGCCGGAAAAATGGATAAAGCCAAAAATGGTGGTGATATTCAAAATGTAGCAACCTTTATCGCAAACCTTGGTTTGGGAACTGCGGCAACCAAAAATGTCGGAACCGGTGCGGGACAAATACCCGATATGAGCGCCTGGTCATTTGTCAAAAATGCCGATAGTAGTAAATGGACGTTGAGCTTGCCCAACGGTTTTTTACTTCAGAAATGCTCCGTTGTCACTCCGGGCGCGGCGGCAACGGTTAATGCCGTTTGGTTAATCCCATTTCCGATTGAGTGCTTGGGCGTGTGGGGGGTAGATGGCTCATCTGGTGTCGCTGATTTATCGTCTACTAACGCAGCTCAATTACCTGCCGGTCGTATTTATACCATGGGCCAAACAACTACCTATGCTCCTGTTGGCGGCTATGGCGGCATTGATATTTACGCAATAGGACATTAA
- a CDS encoding phage tail protein I: MAEPLQLPPPLEGDISLRALGRLAGRLDSIDLSALMVYLVDIVDSSALPWLGKQFSLFGDGWELAESDDVRRTLIKSAIELHRYKGTPWSIREIIRRFGFGEVDLIEGTGQIGYDGKHTYNGLFVHGDVEAWAVYRVILKQPITNDQAALLRQTLAAFAPARCHLASLEYQSVAIRYNNTVNYDGSYNHGSS; this comes from the coding sequence ATGGCTGAGCCACTACAACTCCCGCCACCACTTGAGGGTGATATCAGCCTCAGAGCGTTGGGCAGATTGGCTGGGCGGCTGGACAGCATCGACCTGAGCGCGCTGATGGTCTATCTGGTTGATATTGTCGACAGCTCCGCGCTGCCATGGCTGGGCAAGCAGTTTTCGTTGTTCGGCGATGGCTGGGAGCTGGCGGAGTCGGATGATGTACGTCGCACGCTTATCAAATCCGCCATCGAGCTGCACCGCTACAAAGGGACGCCGTGGTCAATCCGGGAGATTATCCGACGTTTCGGCTTCGGGGAGGTGGATCTGATTGAAGGCACGGGTCAGATAGGCTACGACGGCAAACACACTTACAACGGGCTTTTCGTCCATGGAGATGTTGAAGCATGGGCGGTTTATCGCGTCATTCTCAAGCAGCCCATCACTAACGATCAGGCGGCGCTGTTACGCCAGACACTAGCAGCCTTTGCTCCGGCCCGCTGCCATCTGGCGAGCTTAGAGTATCAGTCTGTCGCGATTCGCTACAACAACACCGTCAACTATGACGGCAGTTATAACCACGGGAGCAGTTAA
- a CDS encoding baseplate assembly protein, with protein sequence MALTEPDFIERDADKITAEMIAQYEAATGKTVYPAQAERLLIDLWAYREMLVRVAAQEAAKQNLVAFAREPMIDYLGELVGVYRLAAQPASIPLQFSVDETLVIDVLIPAGTRVSASDSIIFATDTDAVLKAGLLLVNTTATCTEPGVAGNGWQPAQVSQLLDEIDNVDLQVTNLAASSGGSEQEDNDRLRERIKLAPESFTNAGSRQAYRFHAMQAHPNIVDVAVLSPVPGIVELYPLLSTGLPDDSILTLVESFCSDEKVRPLTDTVRAKTPVQVDYTIEANITIYRDQDANSIKDSANSAIQNWVASRTAALGRDIVPSQIISVLSVAGVYQVELVTPSLRVVAESEWANCTAITLNMAGVSDG encoded by the coding sequence ATGGCGCTGACAGAACCCGACTTTATTGAACGCGACGCCGATAAAATCACGGCTGAAATGATTGCGCAGTACGAAGCCGCAACCGGAAAAACGGTGTATCCCGCTCAGGCCGAGCGGTTGCTGATTGACCTATGGGCATACCGCGAAATGCTGGTCAGGGTGGCAGCGCAGGAAGCGGCCAAACAGAATTTGGTCGCCTTTGCCCGTGAGCCGATGATTGACTACCTCGGTGAACTGGTCGGTGTGTACCGTCTGGCTGCGCAGCCTGCCTCCATCCCGCTCCAGTTCTCCGTGGATGAGACTCTTGTTATCGATGTGCTGATCCCAGCTGGCACCCGCGTCAGTGCCTCCGATAGCATTATTTTTGCCACCGATACGGACGCAGTGCTGAAGGCCGGGTTACTGCTGGTCAACACCACGGCTACCTGTACCGAACCGGGCGTCGCTGGCAACGGCTGGCAACCTGCGCAAGTGAGCCAGTTGCTTGATGAGATTGATAACGTCGACCTGCAGGTAACCAATCTAGCGGCCAGCTCTGGCGGCTCAGAACAAGAAGACAATGACAGGCTGCGCGAGCGCATCAAGCTGGCCCCAGAATCGTTCACGAATGCTGGGAGCCGACAGGCATACCGGTTTCATGCCATGCAGGCGCATCCCAATATCGTCGACGTTGCAGTGCTATCCCCGGTTCCGGGTATCGTGGAACTGTATCCGCTACTCAGTACCGGCCTGCCTGACGACAGCATCCTCACACTGGTTGAGAGCTTTTGTTCAGACGAGAAAGTCAGGCCGCTCACTGATACCGTGCGGGCTAAAACACCTGTACAGGTGGATTACACCATTGAAGCCAACATCACAATTTACCGTGACCAGGATGCCAACTCGATAAAGGACAGCGCCAACAGCGCTATACAGAACTGGGTGGCGTCACGCACCGCTGCGCTGGGCCGCGATATTGTCCCCAGTCAGATTATCAGCGTGCTGTCCGTTGCTGGGGTCTACCAGGTCGAACTGGTAACACCATCGCTGAGAGTCGTTGCTGAAAGCGAGTGGGCAAACTGTACGGCGATCACTCTCAATATGGCTGGGGTATCCGATGGCTGA
- a CDS encoding GPW/gp25 family protein has protein sequence MKTTSVFWQPALQAPGEIVQGLDDIWQAIQIILRTPRGSNPHRPEFGSNLQLYIDWPIDRAIPHVVRESVDAIRRWEPRCQLMSVKPAVDGEHLTLRVSWKGSDGQTRTQELLWR, from the coding sequence ATGAAAACAACCTCCGTATTCTGGCAACCGGCCCTGCAGGCCCCCGGCGAAATCGTCCAGGGGCTGGATGATATCTGGCAGGCCATCCAAATCATCCTGCGAACACCTCGTGGCAGCAACCCGCATCGCCCGGAGTTCGGCAGTAATCTGCAACTTTATATCGACTGGCCCATCGACCGGGCTATCCCACATGTGGTGCGAGAGTCCGTCGATGCCATTCGGCGCTGGGAGCCTCGCTGCCAGCTTATGTCGGTTAAACCCGCCGTTGACGGCGAACATCTTACGCTCCGGGTGAGCTGGAAAGGCTCAGACGGACAGACCCGGACTCAGGAGCTGCTATGGCGCTGA
- a CDS encoding transposase, which produces MRLSRSLCKVVGDVIANTGSHAALDSLFLSSGAPGEPPAGSHSTKWKDWLYLAGQDPETDSLSVLGGVIEEFMDLPPKNGSPEYLEWKEKREKIEAVLEENGLRYYRFGRVLPQGHIHPNSMNYADTITTYQQPVMPEKVEILLERLVKGLQRAMHPLTHRRKGSQSLSFSNEYDVQDLLHVLLRPWVQDIRPEEFTPSYAGSSTRMDFLLPAHKLVLETKIVRDRSHAKKIGDELIIDIEHYRRHMDCKDLWCVIYDPNQLITNSEGLKSDLEGKRASKDGELIVKVFVL; this is translated from the coding sequence ATGCGGTTATCAAGATCCTTATGCAAAGTTGTCGGCGATGTCATCGCGAACACTGGGTCTCATGCAGCTTTAGATTCATTATTTCTATCTTCAGGGGCACCGGGAGAGCCACCTGCTGGCTCTCATAGTACAAAATGGAAGGACTGGTTATACCTAGCGGGTCAAGATCCAGAGACAGATAGTTTGTCTGTGCTCGGCGGGGTCATTGAGGAGTTTATGGATCTTCCTCCAAAAAATGGAAGCCCCGAATATCTGGAATGGAAGGAAAAACGGGAAAAAATTGAAGCAGTACTTGAAGAGAATGGTCTGAGGTATTACCGCTTTGGTCGCGTGCTTCCTCAAGGTCATATACACCCAAATAGCATGAATTACGCCGATACAATAACCACTTATCAACAACCGGTGATGCCAGAAAAAGTCGAGATCTTGCTAGAACGGTTAGTTAAAGGACTACAACGCGCAATGCATCCCCTTACTCACAGAAGGAAAGGGAGCCAATCACTATCTTTTAGTAATGAATATGATGTGCAAGATCTTCTTCATGTGTTGCTCAGACCATGGGTTCAGGACATTCGCCCCGAAGAATTTACACCAAGCTATGCAGGATCTAGCACCCGTATGGATTTTTTGTTACCTGCGCATAAATTAGTTCTGGAGACAAAAATTGTTCGAGATCGTAGTCATGCAAAGAAAATAGGTGACGAACTCATTATCGATATTGAGCATTATCGGCGACATATGGACTGCAAAGACCTCTGGTGTGTCATTTACGATCCGAACCAGCTCATTACAAATTCTGAAGGGCTTAAGTCAGACCTTGAAGGTAAAAGAGCCTCTAAGGATGGAGAATTAATTGTCAAAGTATTCGTGCTCTAG
- a CDS encoding phage baseplate assembly protein V encodes MTGVTLQTGTVSAVDVDGVKARVRLPECDNMRTNWLDVLQRNTQNNKDYWLPDVGEQVKVLLDENGEDGVILGAVYSDVDKPPFSDKNVRGTKFSDEAEFSYNRASHTLTIRGGIEHMVIECSADVMVKTQKATIDAPQTEVTGDMLVRGKLTYEGGMAGSGGKGAAATIKGNVEIIGNAHSTGSMLSDGDNSNHHSH; translated from the coding sequence ATGACAGGTGTTACCCTCCAGACCGGAACAGTCAGTGCTGTCGATGTTGATGGAGTGAAAGCCCGCGTACGGTTGCCGGAGTGCGACAATATGCGGACCAACTGGCTTGACGTCCTTCAGCGCAACACGCAGAACAACAAAGACTACTGGCTCCCAGATGTGGGAGAGCAGGTCAAAGTGCTGCTGGATGAAAATGGGGAGGATGGTGTTATTCTTGGTGCAGTCTATTCAGACGTCGATAAACCACCGTTCAGCGACAAGAACGTGCGAGGTACCAAATTCAGCGACGAGGCTGAGTTCAGCTATAACCGCGCTTCGCACACCCTCACTATCCGGGGGGGCATCGAACACATGGTGATCGAATGTAGCGCTGACGTGATGGTGAAAACGCAAAAAGCTACGATTGATGCACCTCAGACCGAAGTGACCGGTGACATGCTGGTCAGGGGTAAACTGACTTATGAGGGTGGCATGGCAGGCTCTGGCGGCAAAGGTGCTGCCGCGACAATTAAGGGCAACGTCGAGATTATCGGGAACGCCCACTCAACTGGCAGCATGTTGTCAGACGGCGATAACTCCAACCACCATTCCCACTGA
- a CDS encoding phage late control D family protein, with protein sequence MAEVNSITQAASALTGVSDVLSPVFTLWYLQKNITNDIAPYVTRVTYSDNIKSESDTIEVELDDTDGRWLDKWYPGKGDTLTLKMGYQGEKLLSCGTFSIDEIEVSSPASVVAIRGVATSVNNALRTKSSRGFENTTLAAIAGRIAKKHQLKLVGSIESIKIDRVTQYAETDVGFLRRLASEYGYAVKVVSDQLIFSHLATLRGQEPVKQLKPQDVARFSLRDTINRVYKSAKVKHQKSSSKKLIVYEADGGTSESDKQTKGGKVTSADSLKVNSRVSDTDSAKIKADSALASHNEYQQNGSLTLMGSPQLTAGNKIELVDFGQLSGPWLITTARHAFDRNGGYVTELDVARGPVTQGKAKKGNKSGKTQTLTVYKPDGSTSTVIKEKKK encoded by the coding sequence ATGGCTGAGGTAAACAGCATCACACAGGCTGCGTCAGCGTTGACTGGCGTCAGTGACGTTCTTAGTCCGGTGTTCACCCTGTGGTATCTGCAGAAGAATATCACTAACGATATCGCACCTTATGTCACCCGCGTGACCTACAGCGACAACATCAAAAGCGAGTCCGACACCATTGAGGTTGAGCTGGACGACACCGATGGTCGGTGGCTGGATAAGTGGTATCCGGGCAAGGGTGACACGTTGACGCTAAAGATGGGCTATCAGGGCGAGAAACTGCTGTCCTGCGGTACGTTCTCGATAGACGAGATCGAAGTGAGTTCGCCCGCGTCCGTTGTCGCTATCCGGGGCGTGGCCACATCGGTTAACAACGCCTTACGGACTAAATCCAGTCGCGGCTTTGAGAACACCACGCTGGCAGCCATTGCTGGGCGTATCGCCAAAAAGCATCAGTTGAAGCTGGTTGGCAGCATTGAATCCATCAAAATTGACCGGGTGACGCAATATGCCGAAACGGATGTCGGTTTCCTGCGACGGTTAGCCAGCGAGTATGGCTATGCGGTGAAGGTCGTCAGTGACCAGCTGATTTTCTCCCATCTGGCCACGCTTCGTGGACAGGAGCCCGTTAAGCAACTGAAACCGCAGGATGTCGCCCGCTTTTCCCTGCGCGACACCATCAACCGGGTCTACAAGTCTGCGAAAGTGAAACACCAGAAAAGCAGCAGTAAAAAGTTGATCGTCTATGAGGCTGACGGCGGCACCAGTGAAAGCGATAAACAGACCAAAGGTGGCAAGGTCACGAGCGCCGACTCACTGAAGGTCAACAGCCGCGTCAGCGACACTGATAGCGCAAAAATCAAGGCGGACTCTGCGCTGGCCAGCCATAACGAATATCAGCAGAACGGCTCCCTGACGCTGATGGGGTCGCCCCAACTGACGGCGGGCAATAAAATTGAACTGGTGGATTTTGGTCAGTTATCCGGGCCATGGCTGATAACCACGGCCCGCCATGCGTTTGACCGCAACGGTGGTTATGTGACGGAACTGGATGTGGCACGGGGGCCAGTGACTCAGGGCAAGGCGAAAAAAGGCAACAAGTCCGGCAAGACCCAGACGCTCACCGTCTACAAACCGGACGGCAGCACCTCAACGGTAATAAAGGAGAAGAAAAAATGA
- a CDS encoding tail protein X — MFLEHITRDGERWDSLAWQYYGDPLGYPRIIAANPHVAITPVLPSGLLLLIPVIEATDASTEEDIAPWLR, encoded by the coding sequence ATGTTTCTTGAACATATCACCCGTGACGGGGAGCGCTGGGATTCTTTGGCATGGCAGTACTATGGCGACCCACTGGGGTATCCCCGGATTATCGCCGCTAATCCGCATGTGGCCATCACGCCGGTGCTCCCCTCCGGGCTATTGTTACTGATCCCTGTTATCGAGGCCACCGATGCCAGTACAGAAGAGGATATTGCTCCATGGCTGAGGTAA
- a CDS encoding phage tail protein → MFAVLGDIEFELITYWDGFEATFGVDYAEHARIEGKPGLQFVGDKLDEIQISLVFHQHYCVPDVELARLRTAMKAHQALALVFGNGDYRGWFVITDVTATSEQTDSTGNVLAVNATASLREYIGDPKNPLQPPAIRAQVPGIGAVSGAVPSPSGVAQYVRDGVNYAKQAQSVLQSTISAVRVAQKMKDNPAVALTRVPGLMSGLGNVSGALGQSVPAFNALSESMPDAISLARATSDAATYVQQAQSSLNGVDGSNIAAALDAVSGQLNSASTTFTRMSPGLSTMAAKILARSV, encoded by the coding sequence ATGTTTGCGGTACTGGGTGATATTGAGTTTGAGCTGATTACCTACTGGGACGGCTTCGAGGCTACATTCGGTGTCGATTATGCCGAACATGCCCGCATCGAAGGAAAGCCCGGCTTGCAGTTCGTTGGCGATAAGTTGGACGAAATCCAGATCAGTCTGGTCTTCCATCAGCATTATTGTGTACCCGATGTGGAGCTGGCACGTCTGCGAACGGCGATGAAAGCCCATCAGGCGCTGGCGCTGGTCTTCGGCAATGGCGACTATCGCGGCTGGTTCGTCATTACCGACGTGACCGCAACCAGTGAACAAACCGACAGTACCGGAAACGTGTTGGCCGTCAACGCCACCGCGTCGCTGCGGGAGTACATCGGCGACCCTAAGAACCCGCTGCAGCCACCGGCAATACGCGCGCAGGTTCCTGGTATCGGGGCGGTCTCTGGTGCCGTTCCTTCACCTTCCGGCGTGGCTCAGTATGTTCGCGACGGCGTCAATTATGCCAAACAGGCGCAGTCTGTTCTCCAGAGCACCATTAGTGCTGTTCGGGTGGCGCAGAAGATGAAGGATAACCCCGCCGTCGCGCTGACCCGCGTGCCAGGGCTGATGAGTGGACTGGGCAACGTATCCGGGGCGTTAGGTCAAAGTGTTCCGGCATTTAATGCGCTCTCTGAATCCATGCCCGACGCTATCAGTCTGGCCAGAGCCACCAGTGATGCGGCCACGTATGTGCAGCAGGCGCAGTCCTCACTGAACGGCGTTGACGGCAGCAACATCGCAGCGGCGCTTGATGCCGTCTCCGGTCAGCTGAATTCAGCCAGTACCACCTTCACCCGCATGTCGCCGGGATTAAGCACCATGGCAGCTAAAATTCTGGCAAGGAGTGTGTGA